The genomic window GCGGTCATCCGGGCGGCCCCCTTCCCGTCCGCGAGGATCGACCTCAGCTGTTCGAGATCGCCGTCGCGGACCATCCGCCAGAACTCGGCGCCGTCGGCCGGGTCGCTGAGCGGGATGTTCACGTTCCGTACGCCGGAGAGCGCGACGTCGGGGCCCTCCAGCTTGTGGTCGGCGGCGTTGCGGAAGTCGAAGATCGTGTGGAGCCCGAGCGAGGCGAGGAAGGCGGCGTCGTCGTCGGTGGCGTGCGCGAGGTGCCCGCTGCGGAAGAGCCGTCCGTACCGCACCCGCCGCCCGTCCACGGTCGGCAGTCCGCCCACGTCCCGGAAGTTGCGTACGCCGGCCAGTGCGGGTTCGGCCGACGGGAGCTGGGCATCGCCTGCGGGCAGCTGCTGCGTCACGGGGGCTCCTGACGTGTCTGCGGTCGGCGCTGATCGCCGACGAAGACGCGATCCGACCTTACGGCATCGATTCCTCAGGCAATCATCTCGGTCCGGCCCGTCAAGGGCGTTGCCTGCGGTGCCGGATGTGCTCGATGATGTGCGAACCTGTGCGGATCTGAGGGGTTGGGATGATCGAGACGGTTGGCCATGGGCGTATCTGGGTGCTGTCCGGGCGGGGGAGCAGCTATGCGCTGCATGTGACCGACCGGGACGAGCTGCTCCACCTCCACTGGGGACCCCGGATCGGCCCCGCCGACGCCGAGGCGCTCGCCGCCGAGCCCCTCCCCGGCTGGTCCTTCGAGTCCCCGCTCGACGGGCACGAGGAGTACCCGGTCGAGGGCGGCCCCCGCTTCGTGCGGCCCGCCCTCTCCGTCCGGACGGAAGCGGCACGCGGCACCGAGTGGCGCTTCGAGGACGCCCTGGTGGACGGGGACGAGCTGCGGCTGCGCTTCGCCGACCCCTTCCACGGGCTCGCGCTGACCCTGCACTACCGGATGCGCGACGACTCCGACGTCGTCGAGCGCTGGGCCACGGTGCAGCACACGGGGGACGATCCCGCGCTGGAGCTGCTGCGCGCCGACGCCGCCGTGTGGACCCTGCCGTGGCGCGACCGGCGCCGGCTCTCGCAGCTGCACGGCCGCTGGGCGGCCGAGACCCGGCTCGTACGGTCGGAGCTGACGTACGGCGAGAAGGTGCTCGGGTCGCGGCGCGGCCACACCGGGCACGAGCACCTCCCCTGGGTCGCCGTGGACGACGGAGAGGCCACCGAGGAGTCGGGCGAGGTGTACGGCTGCGCCCTCGGCTGGTCGGGATCATGGCGGATCGCCGTCCGGCACCTGCCCGACGGACAGGTGCAGATCAGCGGCGGCGCCGGATACGACGACTCCGGGCTGCTCCTCCTCGCGCCCGGCGAGTCGTACACCACCCCTGTCTTCGCCGGGCTGTGGACCGACGGGGGCTTCGGCGCGGCGAGCCGCGGCTGGCACGCCTGGCAGCTCGCCCATGTGATCCCGGACGCCGGGGCCTCCCGGCCGGTCCTCTACAACTCCTGGGAGGCCACCGGCTTCGACATCTCGGAGGGGCAGCAGCGCGCCCTGGCGCAGCGGGCCGCCGGGATGGGGGTCGAGCTCTTCGTCGTGGACGACGCCTGGTTCGGCAGCCGCACCAGCGACCGGTCCGGGCTCGGCGACTGGACGCCGAACCCGGACCGCTTCCCGGAGGGGCTGAAGCCGCTCGCTGACGACGTGCACGCGCTCGGGATGCGGTTCGGCATCTGGGTCGAGCCGGAGATGGTCAACGCCGACAGCGATCTCTACCGGGCCCACCCGGACTGGGTCCAGCACCACCCCGGCCGGGCGAGGACGGAGTTCCGCAACCAGCTGGTGCTGAACCTCGCCCGCGAGGATGTGCAGCAGTACCTCTGGGAGCAGCTCGACGCGCTGCTGTCCTCCGCCCCGATCGACTACGTGAAGTGGGACTTCAACCGTTCCTTCACGGATGCCGGCTGGCCGGGCGAGCCCTACCCGCAGAAGCTGTGGGTCGAGCACGTCCACGCCCTGTACGCCCTGCTGGACCGGCTGCGGGCGGCGCATCCGGGTGTGGCCTTCGAGTCCTGCTCGGGCGGCGGTGGCCGGGTCGATCTGGGGATCCTGTCCCGCACCGACCAGGTGTGGACCTCGGACAACACCGATCCGCTCGACCGGCTCGCCATCCAGCACGGCTTCGGGCAGCTGCATCCGGCCCGCGTGATGGCCGCCTGGGTGACCGACAGCCCGAACGTCCAGCTCAACGGACGGGCCACCTCGCTGCGCTTCCGCTTCGTCAGCGCGATGGCCGGGGTGCTCGGGGTCGGCGGCGATCTCGTCCGCTGGAGCGAGGGCGAGCTGACCGAGGCCCGCGGCTGGGTGGATCTCTACAAGAAGATCAGGCCGGTCGTGCAGCATGGCGAGCTCTACCGGCTGCGGCCGCCGCAGGGCGGCCTCAGCGCGGTGCAGTACCTGCGCGGCGACGAGGTCGTCGTACTCGCCTGGCTCCAGGCGCAGCACTACGGGGAGCGGCCGCCCGCGCTGAGGCTGCGCGGGCTGGACCCGGCGGCGGCGTACGAGTGCCTGGACTCGGGGGAGGTGCACCGGGGCGCGGTGCTGCTGCATCACGGAATGGACACAGGGCTGCGCGGTGATCTCGACGCGGTGGTGGTGCGCCTGCGCCGATCACGGGAGAACGGGAGGGTCTGACCCTTCTGTCCGTATTGGGGGGCTTCGCCTAACGCGCCCCGATTGAAAGGGAGATGAGCCCCGGTGCGTGAGCGGAATCATATTCGGGACAACCTGCCCCTGTGTGCCGTCGTCAAATTCCTTTGTGGGCCGGGAAGTCGGGGATGCCCGGTCCGTGCGGGGTGACCGGGAAATGCCCGATGGGGCGGCCTGGGTGAATGCCAGGTGAATGAGATGGCTTGTACCCGTCGATTTGCTCGCCTACGGTCGCGGCAATCCGGACGGACCGCCTAATCCTGCCGCCGTCCGGAATATCGCACCCACCCACGCGTGGCAGGAGCGGGGGACCCAGGTAAGAACGCCGGCCGGAGTCCCGGACGGCTAGGGGTGAAGTCGCGCAGCCGCGCGGCCGGGCAGCTCCAGCCCGAACCCGACAGCTCACCTCGCAGGCGCCGGAGAGGAATTCGCCATGCCTGCAAAGGGTAAGCACCGCCGTCCGAGGACCAGCCCGATCGCGCGCGGATTCGTCGCCGCGGGGACCGGTGGCGCCGCCATCGCACTCCCACTCATCGGCGCCGCGGGTGCGCACGCCGCGGGGAATGCCGCGCCCGCGGCCGCCCCGGAGCGCGTCGCCGCCGTCGCCGCCCAGAAGGCCGCCGCCGCCCCGCAGGCGTTCAAGGCGGGCAAGGCTGCCAAGACCTACACGGTCGTCGCCGGCGACCACCTGTCGAAGATCGCCGCCGAGCAGGACGTCACCGGCGGCTGGCAGAAGCTGTACGCCGACAACCGCGAGGCCGTCGGCGGGAACCCCTCGCTGATCCACCCCGGTCTCGAGCTCGCGATCGGTGCCAAGGTCGGGGCGTCGGCTCCGGCCCCGGCGAAGGCCGAGGCCCCGGCCAAGGTGGCCCGAAGGCCGCCGAGAAGGCTGCTCCCAAGGCTGCCGAGAAGGTCGCCGAGAAGGCCGCGCCGAAGAGCGAGGCCCCGGCGAAGGTCCGGGCCGAGGCTCCCGCGAAGGTCAAGAGCGCGGCTGCTCCCGCCGAGGCTCCGGCCGCCGCCCAGGCCGCCACCGTGCCGGGCAGCCGCCTCGGCTTCACCGTCCCCGTCGACGCGGGCGTCAGCACCGCCTACCGCACCGCCGGCGCCATGTGGTCCAGCGGCTACCACACGGGTGTCGACTTCGCCGCCGCCACCGGCACCTCCATCAAGTCCGTCGGCCCCGGTACCGTCGTCTCGGCCGGCTGGGCCGGCGCC from Streptomyces formicae includes these protein-coding regions:
- a CDS encoding alpha-galactosidase — protein: MIETVGHGRIWVLSGRGSSYALHVTDRDELLHLHWGPRIGPADAEALAAEPLPGWSFESPLDGHEEYPVEGGPRFVRPALSVRTEAARGTEWRFEDALVDGDELRLRFADPFHGLALTLHYRMRDDSDVVERWATVQHTGDDPALELLRADAAVWTLPWRDRRRLSQLHGRWAAETRLVRSELTYGEKVLGSRRGHTGHEHLPWVAVDDGEATEESGEVYGCALGWSGSWRIAVRHLPDGQVQISGGAGYDDSGLLLLAPGESYTTPVFAGLWTDGGFGAASRGWHAWQLAHVIPDAGASRPVLYNSWEATGFDISEGQQRALAQRAAGMGVELFVVDDAWFGSRTSDRSGLGDWTPNPDRFPEGLKPLADDVHALGMRFGIWVEPEMVNADSDLYRAHPDWVQHHPGRARTEFRNQLVLNLAREDVQQYLWEQLDALLSSAPIDYVKWDFNRSFTDAGWPGEPYPQKLWVEHVHALYALLDRLRAAHPGVAFESCSGGGGRVDLGILSRTDQVWTSDNTDPLDRLAIQHGFGQLHPARVMAAWVTDSPNVQLNGRATSLRFRFVSAMAGVLGVGGDLVRWSEGELTEARGWVDLYKKIRPVVQHGELYRLRPPQGGLSAVQYLRGDEVVVLAWLQAQHYGERPPALRLRGLDPAAAYECLDSGEVHRGAVLLHHGMDTGLRGDLDAVVVRLRRSRENGRV